The proteins below come from a single Cupriavidus sp. P-10 genomic window:
- a CDS encoding TraI domain-containing protein: MTPHIHLSASDLLSSQADRVALIRQYANEADGADFNSKWLDVLERCATWFSSMPLRHNEHAEAGGAFRATVEAAYFAMRLSGAQKFAANQTSERRRQLEPQYLYALFLAACCSRLDESCRHFKFFRDRDGAEWIPAVHGAFGPWLSDDTYRVTRRDAVLPLERMRTALLAREILGADRLAQFDGQVLADLFGAINPEPRPTGLETLLQKVVRQAIDTVTQFEIKARRAAFAPDRTPAPSVEALAAAVDSTQIKAPAPPAPAQADSTPGPENASTVVVSQMEKEAGPGTGEAQSQAETAEGTQREVARSIVQLDGTKSLRPDQAADPFKEALEGASNLMREFFRALAQDVSAGKVKVSWVDNKLAISKRMLGNYGIASETLIDNLRKFQLLYKIVGQDILLVDKVANLIASPPQSPESSE; this comes from the coding sequence ATGACCCCTCACATTCACCTTTCCGCTTCCGATCTCCTTTCCTCCCAGGCAGACCGCGTCGCGCTCATCCGACAGTACGCCAACGAAGCGGATGGCGCGGACTTCAACAGCAAGTGGCTTGATGTGCTGGAGCGTTGTGCGACGTGGTTCTCCAGCATGCCGCTGCGCCACAACGAGCACGCCGAGGCCGGTGGTGCGTTCCGGGCAACGGTTGAGGCGGCCTACTTCGCCATGCGCCTGTCTGGCGCACAAAAGTTCGCGGCCAATCAGACGTCCGAACGGCGCAGGCAGTTGGAACCGCAATACCTGTATGCGCTGTTTCTCGCCGCCTGCTGCTCCCGCCTTGATGAGTCATGCCGACACTTCAAATTCTTTCGGGATAGGGATGGGGCGGAGTGGATCCCCGCCGTGCATGGAGCTTTCGGTCCGTGGCTAAGCGATGACACGTATCGCGTCACCCGTCGCGATGCGGTGCTCCCACTGGAGCGCATGCGCACCGCGTTGCTGGCGCGCGAGATTCTTGGTGCGGACCGGCTCGCACAGTTCGACGGCCAGGTCCTCGCTGATCTTTTTGGCGCCATCAACCCCGAGCCTCGACCGACCGGACTCGAGACCTTGCTTCAAAAGGTTGTCCGGCAGGCCATCGACACAGTGACACAGTTCGAGATCAAAGCCCGCCGCGCCGCCTTTGCGCCCGACAGGACGCCTGCACCGAGTGTCGAAGCGCTAGCCGCCGCGGTAGATTCGACCCAGATCAAGGCACCCGCCCCACCAGCACCGGCGCAAGCCGATTCGACACCCGGCCCGGAGAACGCGAGCACCGTGGTGGTGTCGCAGATGGAGAAGGAAGCAGGCCCTGGAACTGGCGAAGCCCAGTCTCAAGCCGAGACAGCCGAAGGCACGCAACGCGAGGTAGCGCGAAGCATCGTACAACTCGACGGCACCAAGTCGCTGCGCCCCGATCAGGCTGCCGACCCCTTCAAGGAAGCCTTGGAGGGTGCGTCCAACCTGATGCGCGAGTTCTTCAGGGCGCTAGCACAGGACGTGTCAGCGGGAAAGGTGAAAGTATCGTGGGTCGATAACAAGCTGGCAATTAGCAAGCGCATGCTCGGCAATTACGGCATCGCGTCCGAGACGCTCATCGACAACCTTCGCAAGTTCCAGCTGCTCTACAAGATCGTCGGCCAAGACATCCTTCTGGTTGACAAGGTGGCGAACCTCATTGCGTCCCCTCCGCAATCCCCAGAGAGCAGCGAGTGA
- a CDS encoding conjugal transfer protein TrbJ translates to MNKWFIKAAVAASLLVSSVAHASGLPVIDVANLVQTTRTALQSLKTEIYENTNIAYQYRMMANQLLQATGMDPVHLAEQLDAIKDDIGKYDVYGVTLKDLYGTVSENADYLSKVQSMVAASGKSSGQWLEDQRTLLTNGDKTAKNLFNLGNSVVKNVQTQAKRRQKIQKEMKLTGTAQAAAEATNEMLDVLANQNSDLLQIMSAKTQSDADKDQKALAVEAESVDVARRLQAEREQQRQRILNLK, encoded by the coding sequence GTGAACAAGTGGTTCATCAAGGCCGCGGTCGCGGCATCCCTTCTTGTTTCGTCGGTGGCCCACGCCAGCGGGCTTCCCGTTATCGATGTGGCCAATCTGGTCCAGACGACGCGGACCGCCCTGCAATCGCTGAAAACGGAGATCTACGAGAACACAAACATTGCCTATCAATACCGGATGATGGCCAACCAGCTGCTGCAGGCCACCGGCATGGACCCCGTGCACCTGGCTGAACAGCTGGACGCCATCAAGGACGACATCGGCAAATACGACGTCTACGGCGTGACGCTGAAGGATCTCTATGGCACGGTTTCCGAGAATGCCGACTACCTGAGCAAGGTTCAGAGCATGGTGGCCGCATCCGGCAAATCCAGCGGTCAGTGGCTTGAAGATCAGCGCACGCTTCTCACCAACGGCGACAAGACCGCGAAGAACCTGTTCAACCTGGGCAACAGCGTCGTCAAGAACGTGCAGACCCAGGCGAAGCGACGCCAGAAGATCCAGAAGGAAATGAAGCTGACTGGAACGGCACAAGCTGCTGCCGAAGCGACGAATGAGATGCTGGATGTCCTCGCAAACCAGAACTCCGATCTGCTGCAGATCATGAGCGCCAAGACGCAGTCAGACGCCGACAAGGATCAAAAGGCACTGGCCGTCGAGGCCGAGTCGGTAGACGTCGCGCGCCGGCTGCAGGCAGAACGCGAACAGCAACGTCAGCGCATCCTGAACCTGAAATGA
- the traD gene encoding conjugative transfer system coupling protein TraD (Members of this protein family are the putative conjugative coupling factor, TraD, as the term is used for the SXT and TOL plasmid systems.) — MHHYINHFRPIYEFRAAIGWLLAAALMLLSDMPSAGYFSLFCVGMLLFRSTQVWRALKFRLAISTKWLAVLPIEALLALSARIRKTDDAMYLGTGFEWTQKHCQIAHDILRMPSSDIPGLPRWLPQPIVERVEKLLAPAGSIADHSPQGKSWIHGMEPKKIQVPFHYKAMPGHTSVSGTTGSGKTRTYEVISTQVIHNPNDVLIVIDPKNDGEWVARVKRECERTGRKFLYWKQAAPSQSIRLNPLENWSQPSEIPTRIAQLMEEGPFRQFAFLFIDRAVKGELYVGDKPNLRSILQYAQNGINNLLDRALQRFFPEAGKPDWEEEVMGYMQQAGQRPGGTRLDGMARLYIERFSDKGNGHEAIDGLIATFQHDRDHYGRIIASALPLLQMLATGETGLMLAPKADDFDDDREIWDIDKVIKQKAVLYVGADSLSNSMVAQAVMSMLLADIASVAGSIYNFYKKPPEIVLIVDEAAEAINEQMLQILNKGRGAGFKAFVAYQTRSDFTAKLGNVAKMQQVLGNLNNQLVLRLEDIDTAEWFCEKAGTTAIRNVVVSSSTSTGTEAHVGEFSGSVSRSTQLEKAPLIPHELIMQLPNLQYFLRISGGSVYQGRIPIIQG, encoded by the coding sequence ATGCACCACTACATCAATCACTTTCGGCCCATTTATGAATTCCGGGCCGCGATCGGGTGGCTTCTTGCCGCAGCTTTGATGTTGCTAAGCGATATGCCGAGCGCCGGGTATTTTTCCCTGTTCTGCGTTGGCATGCTGCTGTTCCGGTCTACACAGGTTTGGCGCGCGCTGAAGTTTCGGCTGGCCATCTCCACCAAGTGGCTTGCGGTCCTTCCGATCGAGGCGCTCCTCGCGCTGAGCGCTCGCATACGAAAGACCGACGATGCCATGTATCTTGGCACTGGCTTTGAGTGGACACAGAAGCATTGCCAGATCGCGCACGACATCCTTCGCATGCCGTCAAGCGATATTCCCGGCTTGCCGCGGTGGCTGCCGCAGCCTATAGTGGAGCGCGTCGAGAAACTGCTCGCGCCTGCGGGCAGCATTGCCGACCATTCGCCCCAGGGCAAATCATGGATACACGGCATGGAGCCGAAGAAGATCCAGGTGCCCTTTCACTACAAGGCGATGCCCGGCCATACATCGGTAAGCGGGACGACCGGCTCAGGCAAGACCCGGACCTACGAGGTCATTTCGACCCAGGTCATCCACAATCCCAACGACGTTTTAATCGTCATCGACCCGAAAAATGACGGCGAGTGGGTCGCACGTGTCAAGCGCGAGTGTGAGCGCACTGGGCGCAAATTTCTCTACTGGAAGCAGGCCGCTCCCTCGCAGTCCATCCGCCTGAACCCGTTAGAAAATTGGTCTCAACCCTCGGAAATCCCAACTCGCATCGCCCAGCTGATGGAGGAAGGACCCTTCCGCCAGTTCGCATTCTTGTTCATCGACCGCGCGGTAAAGGGCGAACTCTACGTCGGCGACAAGCCGAACCTGCGGTCAATCCTTCAATACGCCCAGAACGGCATTAACAATCTTCTGGATCGGGCCCTGCAGCGCTTCTTCCCTGAAGCCGGCAAGCCGGATTGGGAAGAGGAGGTGATGGGCTACATGCAACAGGCCGGCCAGCGCCCAGGCGGCACGCGCTTGGACGGGATGGCCCGGCTCTACATCGAGCGCTTCTCCGACAAGGGGAATGGCCACGAGGCTATCGATGGCCTCATCGCCACGTTCCAGCACGATCGGGACCACTACGGCCGCATCATCGCCTCTGCCCTGCCGTTGCTCCAGATGCTGGCCACCGGCGAGACGGGCCTCATGCTGGCGCCAAAGGCAGACGACTTCGACGATGACCGTGAGATCTGGGACATCGATAAGGTCATCAAGCAGAAGGCGGTGCTCTATGTCGGTGCGGATTCGCTCTCCAACTCTATGGTGGCCCAGGCTGTCATGTCGATGCTGCTAGCCGACATCGCTTCCGTCGCCGGTTCCATTTACAACTTCTACAAGAAGCCTCCAGAGATCGTCCTGATCGTCGACGAGGCAGCCGAGGCGATCAACGAGCAGATGCTGCAGATCCTGAACAAGGGCCGTGGCGCAGGCTTCAAGGCATTCGTCGCCTACCAGACACGCTCGGACTTCACCGCCAAACTGGGAAACGTGGCGAAGATGCAGCAGGTTTTAGGCAATCTGAACAACCAGCTCGTCTTACGATTGGAAGATATCGACACGGCCGAGTGGTTCTGCGAGAAGGCTGGCACCACGGCCATCCGGAATGTCGTGGTGTCGAGCAGCACAAGCACTGGCACCGAGGCGCATGTCGGGGAGTTCAGCGGTTCCGTGTCACGTTCGACCCAGCTTGAGAAAGCGCCATTGATTCCGCATGAGTTGATCATGCAGTTGCCCAACCTGCAGTACTTCCTGCGTATCTCCGGTGGCTCCGTCTACCAGGGTCGAATTCCAATTATCCAAGGTTAA
- a CDS encoding ATP-dependent helicase codes for MSLEKVLEGLNPAQREVVDLRQHCVAVAVPGAGKTATIAAKAAVLLANPDVTVGAVTFSKDAAVELRDRILALAGADAKKRLLAGTFHSLAYKQLGKGTGKLTDIVHDGVRFAIVGQILQEGGFDGKVEDAIAAIERAKMQLADPPSGTVEAQLYEAYQSALARNGKIDFQDMLRLAVAGMQSGTIAPYRMTYLLVDEYQDCDSLQSRWTALHAEAGSIVTVVGDDDQSIYGFRSALGFRGMEVFIKEFDARSVILGKNYRSHTEILDIADRVIRNNKDRILKELVAHRGPGGAIEFKRFEDEYKEAVSAVEALTPVLRAGKTAAVLARTNRILDPLEAVCRSHGIKYYRATGRSILDRPEAALMGDLLELIQKSKSSGIDALLGFAGISSHELQLLHTQTTAKPEGSIPRKKDLVQAGIAEPTVDKYRDFLKKLAEWQALCEREFLSLVLDGVREWMLKFVADEPGKRAINTAYDVLTRLNGPFSERVLFLRQKNNEPADDALVLTTMHASKGREWSAVVVIRAEETIVPDEASPESEERRLFYVALTRARDWLQISTAKKNPTSRFVVEAGLT; via the coding sequence ATGTCGCTCGAAAAGGTATTGGAAGGACTGAACCCCGCCCAGCGCGAGGTGGTCGACCTGCGTCAGCACTGCGTCGCCGTGGCCGTGCCAGGCGCCGGAAAGACGGCGACGATTGCGGCGAAGGCAGCCGTGCTGCTCGCCAACCCAGACGTGACGGTGGGCGCGGTAACGTTCAGCAAGGACGCTGCGGTCGAATTGCGTGACCGTATCCTGGCGCTAGCCGGGGCCGATGCCAAGAAGCGACTGCTCGCGGGCACCTTCCATTCGCTGGCCTATAAGCAACTCGGGAAGGGAACCGGCAAGCTCACCGATATCGTCCACGACGGCGTTCGATTCGCTATCGTCGGGCAGATCCTGCAGGAAGGGGGATTTGATGGGAAGGTCGAGGATGCGATCGCTGCGATTGAGCGCGCCAAGATGCAACTGGCCGACCCGCCTTCAGGAACTGTGGAGGCTCAATTGTATGAGGCCTATCAGAGCGCCCTGGCCCGGAACGGCAAGATCGACTTTCAGGACATGCTGCGGTTGGCTGTAGCTGGGATGCAAAGCGGAACCATTGCGCCCTACCGTATGACGTACCTGCTGGTCGATGAGTACCAGGATTGCGACAGCTTGCAATCACGCTGGACGGCGCTGCACGCGGAGGCCGGTTCGATAGTGACGGTGGTCGGGGACGATGATCAATCGATCTACGGATTTCGAAGTGCGCTCGGATTTCGGGGCATGGAGGTATTCATCAAAGAGTTCGACGCACGGTCCGTCATCCTCGGGAAGAACTACCGCTCACACACTGAGATCCTGGACATCGCGGATCGTGTCATTCGAAACAACAAGGACCGTATCCTGAAGGAGCTGGTAGCCCATCGCGGGCCTGGCGGCGCTATCGAGTTCAAGCGATTTGAGGACGAGTACAAGGAAGCCGTTTCAGCCGTTGAGGCGCTGACACCGGTTTTGCGGGCTGGCAAAACGGCGGCCGTGCTGGCGCGGACGAACCGCATTCTCGATCCATTGGAGGCCGTCTGCCGCTCGCACGGTATCAAGTACTACCGGGCAACCGGCCGCTCTATCCTCGATCGCCCGGAGGCAGCGTTGATGGGGGACCTGCTGGAACTGATTCAGAAGTCCAAGAGCTCTGGCATCGATGCCCTGCTAGGTTTCGCCGGAATCAGCTCGCATGAGCTGCAGCTGCTACACACGCAGACTACGGCGAAGCCGGAGGGATCGATTCCGCGAAAAAAGGACCTGGTGCAGGCCGGGATCGCAGAACCAACAGTCGACAAGTATCGCGATTTCCTGAAGAAGCTGGCGGAATGGCAAGCGCTCTGTGAACGCGAGTTCCTTTCCCTCGTTCTCGATGGCGTGCGCGAATGGATGCTCAAGTTTGTGGCGGACGAGCCGGGCAAGCGCGCTATCAATACCGCATATGACGTCCTGACGCGGCTGAACGGTCCATTCTCGGAACGCGTGCTGTTTCTGCGCCAAAAGAATAACGAGCCGGCCGACGACGCCTTGGTGCTGACGACCATGCATGCCTCCAAGGGGCGCGAATGGTCGGCTGTTGTTGTGATCCGGGCCGAGGAAACCATCGTTCCGGACGAAGCCAGTCCGGAGAGTGAGGAGCGGCGACTTTTCTACGTTGCCCTCACGCGCGCCCGCGACTGGCTGCAGATTTCTACGGCAAAGAAGAACCCCACGTCCCGGTTCGTTGTTGAAGCCGGGCTAACTTGA
- a CDS encoding replication initiation protein — protein MASSVAKRVTPLQYALDLFVEMAPAQTAIHEVATDKDIGYHKNKVFARIVGLGMSARRFVDAAYFIVAQEPEVKEGYEVSLSFFKWLMRYDSKNRKHFSSVIRSVKSSMLEVTSAPVVSVDASGRLLESPGAAHDGDETDSDARNPDVDTVRVSDEEGDWLELIGRVSVRDGRIRFRVPVELQRLIKDPENSYWTSLLVTSKFTLIYARAIYDHILPNVSDERTDWLPLDVVRNLPGKSWANNAEFKYFKRDYLDKAVSQINELSDIELSYETRAGTPRSRKKDQIRFQMKRKDAALASKAAMLNSVALFQALEKEFALTDSQFERIADNRSVWTDERIQQAIEYVRWRIRSGDKVKRASGYLLDAIANDYRVSEADKEVERVQAKLADKAKEEVESKSAAQTAVAASVAAADAAAERRRLEEVRAARDYFESAEMTTREDLVRKFVTTKTIGTRTIERQGLKPADINAKNIMERPNIATSFCSFVAGELRKAARSRANSQDNVL, from the coding sequence CACAAAAACAAGGTCTTCGCTCGCATTGTCGGACTGGGGATGTCCGCTCGCCGGTTTGTCGACGCTGCGTACTTTATCGTGGCGCAGGAACCCGAGGTCAAGGAAGGCTACGAAGTCTCGCTAAGCTTTTTCAAATGGCTGATGCGCTATGACAGCAAGAACAGGAAACACTTTTCGAGCGTTATTCGCAGCGTGAAGTCGTCGATGCTCGAAGTGACCAGCGCACCCGTTGTGTCGGTGGACGCGAGCGGCCGTCTCCTTGAAAGCCCCGGTGCGGCACATGACGGCGACGAGACTGACAGCGATGCCCGCAATCCTGATGTCGATACCGTGCGGGTCTCAGACGAAGAGGGCGACTGGCTCGAATTGATCGGTCGGGTCAGTGTGAGGGACGGACGGATTCGATTCCGTGTCCCTGTAGAGCTTCAACGGCTCATCAAAGACCCGGAGAATTCGTATTGGACGAGCCTTCTGGTCACGTCGAAGTTCACGCTCATCTACGCTCGCGCCATCTATGACCACATCCTGCCCAACGTATCGGACGAGCGGACGGACTGGTTGCCCCTCGATGTTGTGCGGAATCTACCGGGCAAGTCATGGGCCAATAACGCGGAGTTCAAGTACTTCAAGCGTGACTACCTTGACAAAGCAGTAAGCCAAATCAACGAGCTTTCCGACATTGAACTGTCCTATGAGACCCGTGCGGGGACACCCCGGTCTAGGAAGAAAGACCAGATTCGTTTCCAGATGAAGCGAAAGGATGCCGCCCTGGCGTCCAAAGCGGCCATGCTTAATTCGGTGGCGCTCTTCCAGGCATTGGAGAAGGAGTTTGCACTGACTGACTCTCAGTTCGAGCGAATCGCGGATAACCGCAGCGTCTGGACGGATGAGAGGATTCAGCAGGCTATCGAATACGTTCGATGGCGTATCCGTTCCGGTGACAAGGTCAAGCGAGCATCAGGCTATTTGTTGGATGCAATCGCAAACGACTATCGCGTTTCCGAAGCAGACAAGGAAGTTGAGAGAGTTCAAGCCAAGCTCGCAGACAAGGCTAAGGAGGAAGTCGAATCGAAGTCTGCTGCGCAGACCGCGGTCGCGGCGAGCGTTGCAGCGGCAGACGCCGCCGCAGAGCGTCGCAGGCTGGAGGAAGTCCGCGCGGCTCGAGACTATTTTGAGAGCGCCGAGATGACGACCCGTGAAGACCTAGTCCGTAAGTTCGTCACGACGAAGACGATTGGGACGCGAACGATCGAGCGTCAAGGTCTCAAACCTGCGGACATAAACGCAAAGAACATTATGGAGCGACCAAATATTGCCACTTCATTCTGTTCATTTGTGGCCGGTGAGCTGAGGAAGGCTGCCCGCAGCCGTGCGAATAGTCAGGACAACGTTCTTTAG
- a CDS encoding DUF4400 domain-containing protein, which produces MANSRFVSHVRMWMLAAPLMICAIAPFIQDDAVFEVSEAEQGSVEHVLGQPKADKATMLANDRFDRWFVRSGALRASFSGSDANTALPDAGASEFGRGWMRHFWLTIYRAVYRSAVAHYWLFGGMVLLAALLNDGAVSRRIRAAGAGFANPVTFHVAAHGLLLCFGFGASALLLPISLLAYWWTLGVCLVGLLSWRLAASFHVGK; this is translated from the coding sequence ATGGCCAACAGTCGATTCGTCTCCCATGTTCGGATGTGGATGCTAGCCGCGCCGCTGATGATATGTGCCATCGCTCCGTTCATACAGGACGATGCCGTATTCGAAGTGAGTGAAGCGGAACAGGGTTCGGTTGAACATGTGCTCGGACAGCCCAAGGCGGACAAGGCAACGATGTTGGCTAACGACCGCTTTGATCGATGGTTTGTCCGGTCTGGTGCGTTGCGCGCATCGTTCTCCGGCTCGGATGCGAACACGGCGCTACCCGATGCCGGCGCATCCGAATTTGGGCGTGGTTGGATGCGGCACTTCTGGTTGACCATCTATCGAGCGGTCTATCGGTCGGCGGTTGCGCATTACTGGCTGTTTGGCGGCATGGTGCTGCTTGCTGCGCTGCTCAACGACGGCGCCGTGTCGAGAAGGATCCGAGCCGCCGGCGCTGGGTTCGCGAACCCGGTGACGTTCCATGTCGCCGCACATGGCTTGCTGCTGTGCTTCGGCTTCGGTGCATCCGCCCTGCTGCTTCCGATTTCCCTGCTGGCCTACTGGTGGACCTTAGGCGTCTGCCTGGTCGGCTTGCTCAGCTGGCGCCTTGCGGCGTCATTTCATGTCGGCAAGTAG
- a CDS encoding type IV secretion system protein, translating into MSHASLIRHSLCAMLTALVFSFLTLFSCVAVAQEAISSGDSATAASAGAPGEVGQGIKKALDKMNGLRSGLIQAAVWLSERTRPDANKIAFGLGVITLVFAGLRFAATSDAVSAWTDLFETFLVVGIFASLYASYTSFAPGLFVWFNDLAQAINGGVDIYNVPISLARTGGSFYDSVLRTLLAGFANPLKLIDAVVSAILFGLAFIAVLIAALIYSWFILVGHLQVAVGIVVGPLAVAFGMADVSRKYFTAWLDYMVTGSMYMVVAAIISQLVSATLLSIVSDVGNIGTDTLLAASYALSIAILLGFVALEIPKIAGSLFGTGGGVSGTGGMKMFGRGAWNLGRKLAGK; encoded by the coding sequence ATGAGCCACGCCTCGCTGATCCGACACAGCCTCTGTGCGATGCTCACCGCGCTCGTCTTCAGCTTCCTCACCCTCTTTTCCTGCGTTGCCGTCGCGCAGGAAGCGATCAGCAGTGGGGATAGCGCCACGGCTGCAAGTGCTGGCGCACCTGGTGAGGTCGGTCAAGGCATCAAGAAGGCGCTGGACAAGATGAACGGCCTGCGAAGCGGGCTCATCCAGGCTGCAGTTTGGCTCAGCGAGCGGACGCGACCTGACGCCAACAAGATCGCATTCGGACTCGGGGTAATCACCCTCGTCTTCGCCGGCCTACGATTCGCGGCAACGAGCGACGCAGTATCCGCGTGGACGGATCTCTTTGAGACCTTTCTGGTAGTTGGCATCTTCGCGTCTCTCTACGCCAGCTACACCAGCTTTGCGCCCGGGCTGTTTGTTTGGTTCAACGATCTCGCCCAAGCTATCAACGGGGGGGTAGACATCTACAACGTCCCAATCTCGTTGGCAAGGACCGGAGGTAGCTTCTACGACTCCGTGCTGAGGACACTACTCGCGGGGTTCGCCAACCCACTCAAACTGATTGATGCCGTCGTCTCAGCGATTCTGTTCGGCTTGGCATTCATTGCGGTGCTGATTGCGGCCTTGATCTACTCGTGGTTCATTCTGGTGGGTCACCTGCAGGTAGCCGTAGGCATCGTGGTGGGCCCACTAGCCGTCGCATTTGGCATGGCGGACGTCTCCCGAAAATACTTCACAGCGTGGCTGGACTACATGGTTACAGGATCGATGTATATGGTGGTCGCCGCCATCATCTCTCAGCTGGTGAGCGCCACACTGCTCAGCATCGTCTCAGACGTTGGCAACATCGGCACGGACACGCTTCTTGCTGCAAGCTACGCACTCAGTATTGCCATCCTATTGGGCTTTGTCGCGCTGGAGATTCCGAAGATCGCCGGATCTCTCTTCGGAACTGGTGGCGGGGTGAGTGGCACCGGTGGCATGAAGATGTTTGGGCGCGGAGCCTGGAACCTCGGCAGGAAGTTGGCAGGGAAATGA